The Nocardia vinacea genome contains the following window.
CCGCCGCCGATCTCGAGAATCATGCTCTGTCGGCGGCGTAACGCCGGTCGGAGATCGGGTTCGAATCAGGGTGATTCGAATTCCGGGATCGGGCCATGGCGCCGCGTCCGCGCACGCCTGGCGGCCGAAAGCCTTGACGGCGAGGTGTGGCCGACTGCACGCGCCACGGGGTAGCTGCCCTTCAGCGCTGAATCGGACGTTAGGGTTCCTCACCATGGCTGGTCTGCCCGCTGTGCGGTCTCGTGCGTTGATCGCCGTGCTATTGCTTGCCGTCGGCCTCGCCGCCACGGCCTGCGGTTCCGGCGACGATTCCTCCGATCGAGACCAGTGCGCGCCGCCCGGATTGAGCGCCGCATCGGCCGCACCGACGAACCTCGGCTCGGCGGCCTCGGCGGGTGCGGACAAGTACACCACCGCGAGCACGTTGCCGGTGTCGGCGATCGACACCAGCAAGCTGCGGCTCATCACGCCGGGCAAGCTCACGGTGGGCACGCTCTCGGATGCACCGCCGAGCATCTGCTTGAACTCGGCGGGCTCGTTCACCGGCTTCGACAATGAGCTGCTGCAGGCGATCGGTGCGAAACTCGGTCTCCAGGTGGAGTTCTCGGGCACCGAATTCGCACCGCTGCTCTCGCAGGTCTCCGGCGGTCGCTTCGACGTCGGTTCGTCGAATATCACCACCACCGCGGAGCGGCGCGAACGCGTCGGATTCACCAACGGTTACGACTTCGGCTACTTCTCGCTCGTTGTCCCGAACGGCAGTGGCATCAAGGGCTTTTCGGATCTGGGGCGCGGTAACCGGATCGCCGTCGTGCAGGGCACGGTGCAGGACGATTACGTGGTCAACCAGCTGCATCTGGATCCGGTGAAGTTCCCGGACTACGCCACCGCGTACGCGAATCTGAAGTCTGGTCAGGTCGATGCCTGGGTCGCGCCGTCGGCGCAGGCCGAGGGGCAGGTGAAGTCGGGGGACGGCACCACGATCATCCAGAACACCTTCAGCCTGGACAATTTCGTCGGCTACGCGGTCGCCAAGAACAACCAGCCGCTGATCGACGCGCTCAACAGCGGTCTCGATGCCGTGATCGCCGATGGCACCTACGCCAAGCTCTACGCCGACTGGGTGCCGAGGCAGTTGCCGCCCGGTTGGAAGCCGGGCTCGAAAGCCGCACCCGCACCGCAACTCCCGGACTTCGCCGCCATAGCCGCGGAGAAGAAGACCACCGACAGCGGACAGGATGCGCCGAAATCGACGCTGCAGCAGTTGCGGGAGACGTTCTTCGACTGGTCGCTGTACCGCAAGGCATTTCCCGATCTGTTCCAGACCGGTCTGCCGAATACCCTGATCCTGGCGCTGGTTTCGGGTGTGCTCGGCACCATCCTCGGCATGCTGCTCGCGGTCGCGGGCATCTCCCGGACGCGCTGGTTGCGCTGGCCCGCAAGGGTTTACACCGATATCTTCCGCGGCCTGCCCGCCGTGGTGATC
Protein-coding sequences here:
- a CDS encoding ABC transporter substrate-binding protein/permease codes for the protein MAGLPAVRSRALIAVLLLAVGLAATACGSGDDSSDRDQCAPPGLSAASAAPTNLGSAASAGADKYTTASTLPVSAIDTSKLRLITPGKLTVGTLSDAPPSICLNSAGSFTGFDNELLQAIGAKLGLQVEFSGTEFAPLLSQVSGGRFDVGSSNITTTAERRERVGFTNGYDFGYFSLVVPNGSGIKGFSDLGRGNRIAVVQGTVQDDYVVNQLHLDPVKFPDYATAYANLKSGQVDAWVAPSAQAEGQVKSGDGTTIIQNTFSLDNFVGYAVAKNNQPLIDALNSGLDAVIADGTYAKLYADWVPRQLPPGWKPGSKAAPAPQLPDFAAIAAEKKTTDSGQDAPKSTLQQLRETFFDWSLYRKAFPDLFQTGLPNTLILALVSGVLGTILGMLLAVAGISRTRWLRWPARVYTDIFRGLPAVVIILIIGLGIGPVARNITGNNPYWLGAIALALLASAYIGEIFRSGIQSVEAGQLEAARAIGFGYRQAMTLVVIPQGVRRVLPALMNQFIALIKDSSLIYFLGLLATQRELFAVGRDLNAQTGNLSPLVAAGLVYLLLTIPLTHLVNYIDHRMRTGRPDQPIDQVEAATITEGRG